One Corallococcus exiguus DNA segment encodes these proteins:
- a CDS encoding phage tail protein, which produces MAIIGQPRSFHKRFKFLCEADGLGHSGFQKCSELSVEVANVQYFEGGSLIPNKSPGRLTFSDVTLERGATQDHELFDWFQDVVHTTSGLGLPDSLYKRNLDIVQQDRDGTTLRRWSLAHAWPVKFVAGEWDNESDENVIESVTLTYDFFELAK; this is translated from the coding sequence ATGGCCATCATCGGACAACCGCGCAGCTTCCATAAGCGCTTCAAGTTTCTCTGTGAGGCTGACGGCCTCGGGCACTCCGGTTTCCAGAAGTGCAGCGAGTTGTCCGTCGAGGTCGCCAACGTCCAATACTTCGAGGGCGGCAGCCTCATCCCCAACAAGTCCCCGGGGCGCCTCACGTTCTCCGACGTCACCCTCGAGCGCGGCGCCACGCAGGATCACGAACTCTTCGACTGGTTCCAGGACGTCGTGCACACCACCAGCGGCCTGGGCCTGCCGGACAGCCTCTATAAGCGCAACCTCGACATCGTCCAGCAAGACAGGGACGGCACCACGCTGCGCCGGTGGAGCCTCGCGCACGCCTGGCCAGTGAAGTTCGTCGCGGGTGAGTGGGACAACGAGTCCGACGAGAACGTCATCGAAAGCGTCACCCTCACCTACGACTTCTTCGAGCTGGCCAAGTAG
- a CDS encoding phage tail sheath protein, with amino-acid sequence MSRELLSSKVVVEEEEPRVRGIPSAPTSVVGAVGLAQRGPIGQAVLCTSFEEYQATFGGFTPDSDLALAAMGFFENGGTHLWAVRTAHYEDASNPESHTATPAAAALTTGGGPTPAVVRGTLRPPFTLANGQRLEVSANGAEAVEVVFSGTAASVSAGRPGPYALTAGQSLRVRIDDGRDVFVLFNEEDFSDIAQATAQEVAAVLNTGLIGGRATVEAGVLRIASDTQGASSRLEVGDAVANTVFGFAGGPQVGSGNVQSLRAVELAEVRALVEAAVAGVRVAPSSLGALQLLTQSTGPGASLRVQGDAGSGLGLDALLHTGDASGATDILHLEAKDAGAYANRLEVEVRPPTNGAPETFDVLVLEDGAYRESFPNLSSAQGDARYVERVLNNERTGSTYVRAFMVQPDAIPDEQTVALSGGADGLVGLDDTDFIGSEAGRSGLLRARRSAGPLPSPGARARHARCPQRHGALLRGGARRPRLRRPRLARGLQRHGHRLLRLAGGRPRRAL; translated from the coding sequence GTGAGTCGTGAGTTGCTGTCGTCGAAAGTCGTCGTGGAGGAGGAGGAGCCGCGCGTCCGTGGCATTCCCTCGGCGCCCACCTCCGTCGTGGGGGCCGTGGGCCTGGCGCAGAGAGGCCCCATCGGCCAGGCCGTGCTGTGCACCTCCTTCGAAGAGTACCAGGCCACCTTCGGCGGCTTCACGCCGGACTCGGACCTGGCCCTCGCCGCCATGGGCTTCTTCGAGAACGGAGGGACTCACTTGTGGGCGGTCCGCACCGCCCACTACGAGGACGCCTCCAACCCCGAGTCGCACACGGCCACGCCTGCTGCGGCGGCCCTCACCACGGGCGGCGGGCCCACGCCCGCCGTCGTGCGCGGCACCCTGCGTCCCCCCTTCACCCTGGCCAACGGCCAGCGCCTGGAGGTGTCCGCCAACGGCGCCGAGGCGGTGGAAGTCGTCTTCTCCGGCACCGCGGCTTCCGTCTCCGCGGGCCGCCCCGGCCCCTACGCCCTCACCGCCGGGCAGTCGCTCCGGGTGCGCATCGACGACGGGCGGGATGTCTTCGTCCTCTTCAACGAGGAGGACTTCAGCGACATCGCCCAGGCCACCGCCCAGGAGGTGGCCGCCGTCCTCAACACGGGACTCATCGGCGGACGTGCCACCGTGGAGGCCGGTGTGCTGAGAATCGCCAGCGACACCCAGGGCGCCTCCAGCCGCCTGGAGGTGGGCGACGCGGTGGCCAACACCGTCTTCGGCTTCGCGGGCGGCCCGCAGGTGGGGAGCGGCAACGTCCAGAGTCTGCGCGCCGTCGAGCTGGCCGAGGTGCGCGCCCTCGTGGAGGCGGCGGTGGCGGGTGTCCGAGTGGCACCGTCCTCCCTGGGGGCCCTGCAGTTGCTCACCCAGTCCACGGGGCCTGGTGCCTCCTTGCGTGTGCAGGGAGATGCGGGCTCCGGCCTCGGACTCGACGCGCTGCTGCACACGGGCGACGCCTCGGGCGCCACCGACATCCTCCACCTGGAGGCGAAGGACGCGGGCGCCTACGCCAACCGCCTCGAGGTAGAGGTGCGGCCCCCGACGAATGGAGCTCCCGAAACCTTCGACGTCCTCGTCCTCGAGGACGGTGCCTACCGCGAGTCCTTCCCCAACCTCTCCTCGGCCCAGGGCGACGCACGCTACGTCGAGCGCGTCCTCAATAACGAGCGCACCGGCTCCACCTACGTCCGGGCCTTCATGGTGCAACCGGATGCGATTCCGGACGAGCAGACGGTGGCCCTCTCGGGCGGCGCGGACGGCCTCGTCGGCCTGGACGACACGGACTTCATCGGCTCGGAGGCCGGCCGGAGCGGCCTTTTACGCGCTCGACGAAGTGCAGGACCTCTCCCTTCTCCTGGTGCCCGGGCGCGCCACGCCCGCTGTCCACAACGCCATGGTGCGCTACTGCGAGGTGGCGCGCGACGGCCTCGTCTTCGCCGTCCTCGACTCGCCCGCGGGCTACAGCGCCACGGACATCGTCTCCTACGTCTCGCAGGAGGCCGCCCTCGAAGGGCTCTCTGA
- a CDS encoding IPT/TIG domain-containing protein translates to MALPSLTSVTPSSGPTSGGDILRLAGTGFAARVAVRLGGLRAEVLSVREEAGTAYVDVRTSAHEVGTVDVELLNLSADGRPIPGEAAVLPGAYRYLRPRVAKEADLTRLVRTLLRELKQQVVANVSASVSVDYDDKVADGLNVIAMASLPSVVLSGPTLRESRRYSTNVLHEDIVQGPSGAELVRRRPAYTVDLAFTLTVASERTAELFNLMAAVATFLNRNRWLSMARDTEDASRGTVRWEMDAEGEARTQLGSRDDVRAFTWGFLVRGFDVDEGLPLDIGKAVAGTHLDTDSLSGGTS, encoded by the coding sequence ATGGCCCTCCCCTCCCTCACCTCCGTGACGCCCTCCTCGGGGCCCACCAGCGGCGGCGACATTCTCCGCCTCGCCGGCACTGGCTTCGCCGCGCGGGTGGCCGTGCGCCTGGGCGGACTGCGCGCGGAGGTGCTCTCCGTCCGTGAAGAGGCAGGCACTGCCTACGTGGACGTGCGGACGTCGGCCCACGAGGTTGGCACCGTCGACGTAGAGCTGCTCAACCTCTCCGCGGACGGACGCCCCATTCCAGGCGAGGCCGCTGTCCTGCCGGGGGCGTACCGCTACCTGCGTCCACGCGTCGCAAAGGAAGCGGACCTCACCCGCCTCGTACGCACGCTGCTGCGCGAGTTGAAGCAGCAGGTGGTGGCCAACGTCAGCGCCAGCGTCTCCGTCGACTACGACGACAAGGTGGCCGACGGCCTCAACGTCATCGCCATGGCCTCGCTGCCCTCGGTGGTGCTGTCAGGCCCCACGCTGCGCGAGAGTCGTCGCTACTCCACCAACGTGTTGCACGAGGACATCGTGCAGGGCCCCTCCGGTGCGGAGCTGGTGCGCAGGCGCCCCGCGTACACGGTGGACCTGGCCTTCACCCTCACGGTGGCCTCCGAGCGCACCGCCGAACTCTTCAACCTCATGGCCGCCGTGGCCACTTTCCTCAACCGCAACCGCTGGCTCTCCATGGCGCGGGACACGGAGGACGCCTCGCGCGGCACCGTCCGCTGGGAAATGGACGCGGAAGGCGAGGCGCGCACGCAGCTTGGCAGCCGCGACGACGTGCGCGCCTTCACCTGGGGATTCCTCGTGCGCGGTTTCGACGTGGACGAGGGCCTGCCCCTCGACATCGGCAAGGCCGTCGCCGGCACTCACCTCGACACGGACTCTCTCTCCGGAGGCACCTCATGA
- a CDS encoding CIS tube protein: MSIAAGLARPPRCLLVNVLTGEAMECLFNPTQLTEKLQVNWNRLAVPGLSHQVLQFQGTSNRQLAGVEFYLDAFFATQQGDASNIMAFRAFLRALTVPPAGTEGVLATTPPRVLVLWPGLLTVECVVASVEFQYRQLAVDGRVLVYTATVTFEEILDARITSEQLRQEVP, encoded by the coding sequence ATGTCCATCGCCGCCGGCCTTGCCCGTCCCCCGCGCTGCCTCCTCGTGAATGTCCTCACCGGCGAGGCCATGGAGTGCCTCTTCAACCCCACGCAGCTCACCGAGAAGCTCCAGGTGAATTGGAACCGCCTGGCGGTGCCTGGCCTCTCCCACCAGGTGCTCCAGTTCCAGGGCACCTCCAACCGGCAGTTGGCGGGCGTGGAGTTCTACCTGGACGCCTTTTTCGCCACGCAGCAGGGCGACGCCTCCAACATCATGGCGTTCCGCGCCTTCCTGCGTGCCCTCACCGTGCCCCCGGCGGGCACCGAGGGTGTGCTGGCGACGACACCGCCGCGTGTCCTCGTCCTCTGGCCCGGCCTCCTCACCGTCGAGTGCGTCGTCGCCAGCGTGGAGTTCCAGTACCGCCAGCTCGCCGTCGACGGACGCGTCCTCGTTTACACCGCCACCGTCACCTTCGAGGAGATTCTCGACGCCCGCATCACCTCCGAGCAGCTCCGTCAGGAGGTGCCGTAG
- a CDS encoding phage tail tape measure protein: MLNNLGLGFVFTARDLASGVFTQLEVNFTRLDRRVGLGTARIEGAFQRLGVAIALFSAGAVTIGASLSLANTAGQFEQAVAGVAAVSGASAEVLGQLRDAAIKASLATQFTPTESVLGLRELTQAGFTAAEAMKLLEPVLDLAGGSLGELTPQGAAGLASQAMKAFGISTDKAALSVDQMLQAVNVFALSANELPLALGTAARGAQALNQSLPETLIALGLVKNVVPGVERASTAVAVAMERMADPQVQKHLRGLGVAVTDSKGNFLSFLGILDKLSPALERMTAAQRSAFLLKAFGREALGGVNAILTQFSNGIRKDTGEVVRGADALKYLRDQFENAGGTATKFREQMLDTFEGQKTLLSGNLATLAIILGEPFSQVLKPLVTLVASAVQQVLGVFQALPGPVKRAFAAFALGAGALATLVGAVIAAKVGLALMVVGLKVLGLTLGGLLATVLPAVGAVVLLGVAAAGLAYAFRHNLGGLGDFARRVQEQVTLAFRGLVQLFEDGGFSDAVREELGRAENAGLKDFLINLYLWGHRLHSFFSGIADGFSAGLEAARPTLDAFQATLQRVGAALGFLSERDDAATAAAKFAAFGEAGATVGRALARVFDFVVMGMTAGAEVAEGLAGQWGYMKAGIDVLLGSLAHLGRVLGGALSGLLGTSSAARDGGSIWVAMGQAIGFAIGNITTVVGVLVSAVSLVVSVVGGVLNAALAAFSGIVDVFWGVVLTLGGALTGNWAEAWTGLRLIVFGTVDAISGVLLELVGAILGVVDAVASLFGANTGLQQALRTARLGLHRDLSVAFGLEDSSGGAAAPASVVTTASPTSSVDWPLESSSMPAVAALQASLPQPEVLSSQPASTPAAPVLVSVQVDGEVLAQATARAERDAASRSFSPMASY; encoded by the coding sequence GTGCTCAACAACCTCGGACTGGGCTTCGTCTTCACCGCACGGGACTTGGCCTCCGGCGTTTTCACCCAGCTCGAGGTCAACTTCACGCGCCTGGACAGGCGTGTGGGATTGGGCACCGCGCGCATTGAGGGCGCATTCCAGCGGCTCGGCGTCGCCATCGCCCTCTTCTCGGCGGGCGCCGTCACCATTGGCGCGTCGTTGTCCCTGGCCAACACCGCCGGCCAATTCGAGCAGGCCGTGGCGGGCGTGGCCGCTGTCTCTGGCGCCTCGGCCGAGGTGCTTGGGCAGCTCCGTGATGCGGCCATCAAGGCAAGCCTCGCCACGCAATTCACCCCCACCGAGTCCGTGCTGGGCCTGCGCGAACTCACCCAGGCCGGCTTCACCGCTGCTGAGGCGATGAAGCTGCTGGAGCCCGTCCTGGATTTGGCCGGCGGCTCGCTGGGGGAGCTGACGCCCCAGGGCGCCGCAGGCTTGGCCTCCCAGGCGATGAAGGCCTTCGGCATCTCCACCGACAAGGCCGCCCTCTCCGTCGACCAGATGCTCCAGGCCGTCAACGTCTTCGCCCTCAGTGCCAATGAACTCCCCCTGGCCCTCGGCACCGCCGCGCGTGGTGCGCAGGCCCTCAACCAGTCCCTGCCCGAAACACTCATCGCACTGGGGTTGGTGAAGAACGTCGTCCCCGGCGTGGAGCGCGCGTCCACCGCCGTGGCCGTCGCCATGGAGCGCATGGCGGATCCACAAGTGCAGAAGCACCTGCGTGGTCTGGGCGTTGCTGTCACCGACTCCAAGGGCAACTTCCTCTCCTTCCTCGGCATCCTCGACAAGCTGTCGCCCGCCCTTGAGCGCATGACGGCGGCGCAGCGCTCCGCGTTCCTGCTGAAGGCGTTCGGCCGCGAAGCGCTCGGTGGCGTGAATGCCATCCTCACGCAGTTCTCCAACGGCATCCGCAAGGACACCGGCGAAGTCGTCCGAGGCGCCGATGCCCTCAAGTACCTGCGCGACCAGTTCGAGAATGCGGGCGGCACGGCCACGAAGTTCCGCGAGCAGATGCTGGATACCTTCGAGGGGCAGAAGACGCTGTTGTCCGGGAACCTGGCAACGCTGGCCATCATTCTCGGAGAGCCCTTCAGCCAGGTGCTGAAGCCCCTCGTCACCCTCGTCGCCAGCGCGGTGCAGCAGGTGCTGGGTGTCTTCCAGGCGTTGCCCGGCCCGGTGAAGCGCGCCTTCGCAGCCTTCGCGCTCGGAGCTGGTGCCCTGGCTACCCTCGTCGGCGCCGTCATCGCCGCGAAGGTGGGCCTGGCGCTGATGGTGGTGGGCCTCAAGGTGCTGGGCCTCACGCTGGGTGGCCTTCTCGCCACGGTGCTTCCGGCCGTGGGCGCTGTCGTCCTCCTGGGCGTCGCCGCAGCCGGCCTCGCCTACGCCTTCCGTCACAACCTCGGCGGCCTGGGCGACTTCGCGCGGCGTGTGCAGGAGCAGGTGACGCTCGCCTTCCGCGGCCTCGTCCAGCTCTTCGAGGACGGAGGCTTCTCTGACGCGGTGCGGGAGGAGTTGGGCCGCGCAGAGAACGCCGGCCTGAAGGACTTCCTCATCAACCTCTACCTGTGGGGCCATCGCCTCCACAGCTTCTTCTCCGGTATCGCCGACGGCTTCTCCGCTGGCCTGGAGGCCGCGCGCCCCACCCTCGACGCATTCCAGGCGACATTGCAGCGGGTGGGCGCGGCGCTGGGCTTCCTCTCCGAGAGGGATGACGCGGCCACGGCCGCCGCGAAGTTCGCCGCCTTCGGCGAGGCGGGGGCCACCGTGGGACGCGCCCTCGCCCGCGTCTTCGACTTCGTCGTCATGGGCATGACGGCCGGCGCCGAGGTGGCCGAAGGCCTGGCGGGACAGTGGGGCTACATGAAGGCCGGTATCGACGTCCTCCTGGGCAGCCTGGCGCACCTGGGCCGCGTCCTCGGCGGGGCGCTCTCTGGCCTCCTGGGCACCAGCTCCGCCGCGAGGGACGGCGGCAGCATCTGGGTGGCCATGGGGCAGGCCATCGGGTTTGCCATCGGCAACATCACCACCGTCGTGGGCGTGCTGGTGTCCGCCGTCTCCCTCGTGGTGTCCGTGGTGGGAGGCGTCCTCAACGCAGCCCTGGCGGCCTTCTCCGGCATCGTCGACGTCTTCTGGGGCGTGGTGTTGACGCTGGGCGGGGCCCTCACCGGCAACTGGGCCGAGGCGTGGACAGGGCTGCGGCTCATCGTCTTCGGCACGGTCGACGCCATCTCCGGCGTCCTCCTGGAGCTGGTAGGCGCCATCCTCGGTGTCGTGGACGCGGTGGCGAGCCTCTTCGGTGCGAACACCGGCCTCCAGCAGGCGCTGCGGACAGCTCGCCTGGGCCTCCACCGGGATTTGTCCGTCGCCTTCGGCCTTGAGGACTCCAGTGGGGGCGCTGCCGCACCCGCGTCCGTCGTCACCACGGCCTCGCCCACCTCGTCGGTGGACTGGCCCCTGGAGTCCTCGTCCATGCCGGCGGTGGCGGCCCTCCAAGCCTCGCTGCCCCAGCCCGAGGTGCTCTCCTCGCAGCCAGCCTCGACTCCCGCCGCGCCCGTCCTCGTGAGTGTCCAGGTGGACGGCGAGGTGCTTGCCCAGGCCACGGCGCGCGCCGAGAGGGACGCCGCCTCCCGCAGCTTCTCCCCCATGGCGTCTTACTGA
- a CDS encoding phage tail sheath family protein, whose translation MARDGLVFAVLDSPAGYSATDIVSYVSQEAALEGLSEHAALYWPRVKVLNPARGVFGNAAQLVVPPSGIIAGVFARNDGARPGGVYDAPAGIEAGRMFGVLGFESKECLEEKKRDIVYPRRINPLTSGPGLPRFIDGSRTLKASGNFPYVAERRGVSFIERSLKSGLQFARHRNNTEGLRAQVRRSIAAFLLAQMKNGAFRSQEPAKAFFVDVSDALNPPSVVFAGKLVARIGLATNKPAEFLILRIAQDTRALEAELASAGL comes from the coding sequence GTGGCGCGCGACGGCCTCGTCTTCGCCGTCCTCGACTCGCCCGCGGGCTACAGCGCCACGGACATCGTCTCCTACGTCTCGCAGGAGGCCGCCCTCGAAGGGCTCTCTGAGCACGCGGCCCTCTACTGGCCCCGCGTCAAGGTGCTCAACCCCGCCCGCGGCGTCTTCGGCAACGCCGCGCAGCTCGTCGTCCCGCCCTCCGGCATCATCGCCGGCGTCTTCGCGCGCAACGACGGCGCGCGCCCCGGGGGTGTGTATGACGCGCCCGCGGGCATCGAGGCCGGGCGCATGTTCGGCGTCCTCGGCTTCGAGTCCAAGGAGTGCCTCGAAGAGAAGAAGCGGGACATCGTCTACCCCCGCCGCATCAACCCGCTCACCTCCGGGCCCGGCCTGCCGCGCTTCATCGACGGCAGCCGCACGTTGAAGGCCAGCGGCAACTTCCCCTACGTCGCCGAGCGGCGCGGGGTGTCCTTCATTGAGCGCAGCCTCAAGTCCGGTTTGCAGTTCGCGAGGCACCGCAACAACACGGAGGGGCTGCGCGCGCAGGTGCGCCGCTCCATTGCCGCCTTCCTGCTCGCGCAGATGAAGAACGGGGCCTTCCGCAGTCAGGAGCCCGCCAAGGCCTTCTTCGTCGACGTCTCGGACGCCCTCAACCCACCGTCCGTCGTCTTCGCCGGAAAGCTGGTGGCGCGCATCGGGCTCGCCACCAACAAGCCGGCCGAGTTCCTCATCCTGCGCATCGCCCAGGACACCCGCGCCCTCGAAGCCGAGCTGGCTTCGGCGGGCCTGTAA